One segment of Pseudomonas asgharzadehiana DNA contains the following:
- a CDS encoding DegQ family serine endoprotease, translating to MSIPRLKSYLSIVATVLVLGQAVTAQAVELPDFTQLVEQASPAVVNISTTQKLPDRKVSNQQMPDLEGLPPMLREFFERGMPQPRAPRGGGGGQREAQSLGSGFIISPDGYILTNNHVIADADEILVRLADRSELKAKLVGTDPRSDVALLKIEGKDLPVLKLGKSQDLKAGQWVVAIGSPFGFDHTVTQGIVSAIGRSLPNENYVPFIQTDVPINPGNSGGPLFNLAGEVVGINSQIYTRSGGFMGVSFAIPIDVAMDVSNQLKSGGKVSRGWLGVVIQEVNKDLAESFGLDKPAGALVAQIQDGGPAAKGGLQVGDVILSMNGQPIIMSADLPHLVGALKAGSKAKLEVIRDGKRQNVELTVGAIPEEGATLDALGNTKPGAERSSNRLGIAVAELTDEQKKAFDLKSGVVIKEVQDGPAALIGLQPGDVITHLNNQAIETTKQFTDIAKALPKNRSVSMRVLREGRASFITFKLAE from the coding sequence ATGTCGATACCACGTTTGAAATCCTACCTATCCATAGTCGCCACGGTGCTGGTGCTGGGGCAGGCTGTGACCGCGCAAGCGGTCGAGCTGCCTGACTTCACTCAATTGGTTGAGCAAGCCTCGCCAGCCGTGGTGAACATCAGCACCACGCAGAAGCTGCCGGATCGCAAGGTCTCGAACCAGCAGATGCCCGATCTGGAGGGCCTGCCGCCAATGCTGCGCGAGTTCTTTGAGCGTGGCATGCCTCAACCGCGCGCGCCTCGTGGCGGTGGCGGTGGCCAGCGTGAAGCGCAGTCGCTGGGCTCGGGCTTCATCATTTCGCCCGATGGCTACATCCTCACCAATAACCATGTGATTGCCGACGCCGACGAGATTCTCGTGCGCCTGGCCGATCGCAGTGAGTTGAAAGCCAAGCTGGTGGGCACCGACCCGCGCTCCGACGTGGCGCTCCTGAAGATCGAGGGCAAGGACTTGCCAGTGCTCAAGCTGGGCAAGTCTCAAGACTTGAAGGCCGGGCAGTGGGTCGTGGCCATCGGTTCGCCGTTTGGCTTTGACCACACCGTGACCCAAGGCATTGTCAGTGCCATCGGCCGCAGCCTGCCGAATGAAAACTACGTGCCGTTCATCCAGACCGACGTGCCAATCAACCCAGGCAACTCCGGCGGTCCGCTGTTCAACCTGGCGGGCGAAGTGGTAGGCATCAACTCGCAGATCTACACCCGTTCCGGTGGTTTCATGGGCGTGTCGTTCGCTATCCCGATCGACGTGGCCATGGATGTTTCCAATCAGCTGAAAAGCGGCGGCAAGGTGAGCCGCGGCTGGTTGGGCGTGGTGATCCAGGAAGTGAACAAGGACCTGGCTGAGTCCTTCGGCCTCGACAAGCCGGCCGGTGCGTTGGTTGCGCAGATCCAGGACGGCGGTCCGGCTGCCAAGGGTGGCCTGCAAGTTGGTGACGTGATCCTGAGCATGAACGGCCAGCCGATCATCATGTCGGCAGACCTGCCACACCTGGTCGGCGCACTTAAGGCGGGCAGCAAAGCCAAGCTGGAAGTGATCCGTGATGGCAAACGCCAGAATGTGGAGCTCACCGTTGGCGCCATTCCTGAAGAAGGCGCAACGCTGGATGCTCTGGGCAACACCAAGCCGGGCGCCGAGCGCAGCAGCAACCGCTTGGGCATTGCCGTGGCGGAGTTGACCGATGAGCAGAAGAAGGCGTTCGACCTCAAGAGCGGTGTCGTGATCAAGGAAGTGCAGGACGGTCCTGCCGCCTTGATCGGCCTGCAGCCGGGCGATGTGATCACACACCTGAACAATCAGGCGATTGAAACGACCAAGCAATTCACGGATATCGCCAAGGCATTGCCGAAGAACCGCTCCGTGTCGATGCGCGTGTTGCGTGAAGGGCGTGCCAGCTTTATCACCTTCAAGCTGGCTGAATAA
- a CDS encoding M48 family metalloprotease — translation MTFLRPTMLTLACLLASPGFADDLPSLGDASSAIVSPQQEYQLGRAWLAYLRGQVSQLNDPQLKDYVETSVYKLVETSQVNDRRLEFILINSPQLNAFAAPGGIVGVNGGLFLNAQTEGEYASVMAHELAHLSQRHFARGVEAQQRMQIPMMAALLGGIIAAAAGAGDAGIAAIAGTQAAAIQEQRRFSRQNEQEADRIGIVNLEKAGYDPRSMPTMFERLGRQYRFDAKPPEFLLTHPVTESRIADTRNRAEQSKPGGKEDSLRYQLIRARVQLQYEDTSGLAAKRFQAQLDENPKNDVARYGLAIAQIKASQFKQARDSLQALLAKAPNDITYNLAQIQLDIDNNRLPDAQQRTDRMLSQYPGNYPLNQMRVDLLLKQNRTADAEKALDGLLKSRPDDPDVWYQVAETRGLSGNIIGLHQARAEYFALVGDFQQAIQQLDFAKRRAGSNFPLSSRIDARQRELIEQERLVKGMMG, via the coding sequence ATGACTTTTTTGCGCCCCACTATGCTGACGCTGGCTTGCCTGCTGGCCTCCCCAGGCTTCGCCGACGACCTGCCGTCGCTTGGCGACGCCAGCTCTGCCATTGTCTCGCCGCAACAGGAATATCAATTGGGCCGTGCCTGGCTGGCCTACCTACGTGGGCAGGTTTCGCAACTGAACGACCCGCAACTCAAGGACTACGTCGAAACCAGCGTGTACAAACTGGTGGAGACCAGCCAGGTCAATGACCGGCGCCTGGAGTTCATCCTGATCAACAGCCCGCAACTCAACGCTTTTGCCGCGCCAGGCGGCATCGTGGGCGTGAACGGCGGCCTGTTCCTCAATGCCCAGACCGAGGGGGAATACGCCTCGGTAATGGCCCACGAATTGGCTCACTTGTCCCAGCGTCACTTCGCTCGTGGCGTTGAAGCGCAACAACGCATGCAGATCCCAATGATGGCAGCCCTGCTCGGCGGCATCATTGCAGCGGCGGCGGGTGCCGGCGATGCCGGCATTGCCGCGATTGCCGGCACCCAGGCCGCCGCCATCCAGGAGCAGCGACGGTTCTCTCGGCAAAATGAACAAGAAGCGGACCGCATCGGTATCGTCAACCTGGAAAAAGCTGGCTATGACCCTCGCTCCATGCCGACCATGTTCGAGCGGCTGGGTCGCCAGTACCGCTTCGACGCCAAACCACCGGAGTTCCTGCTGACCCACCCGGTCACCGAATCGCGGATCGCCGACACTCGCAACCGCGCCGAACAATCCAAGCCCGGCGGCAAGGAAGACAGCCTGCGCTACCAACTGATTCGCGCCCGGGTGCAACTGCAATATGAGGACACATCAGGACTCGCAGCCAAGCGCTTCCAAGCGCAATTGGACGAGAACCCGAAAAACGATGTGGCGCGCTACGGCCTGGCTATCGCCCAAATCAAAGCCTCGCAGTTCAAGCAAGCGCGGGATAGCCTGCAAGCCTTACTGGCCAAGGCGCCCAACGACATTACCTATAACCTGGCGCAGATTCAGCTCGATATCGATAACAACCGTTTACCCGACGCCCAGCAACGCACCGATCGGATGCTGAGCCAATACCCCGGCAACTATCCGCTAAATCAGATGCGCGTAGACCTGCTGCTTAAACAGAACCGCACCGCCGATGCCGAAAAAGCGCTGGATGGCTTGCTCAAGTCCCGCCCGGATGATCCTGACGTGTGGTACCAGGTCGCGGAGACTCGTGGATTGTCCGGCAACATCATTGGTCTGCATCAGGCACGCGCCGAGTACTTTGCCCTGGTGGGCGACTTTCAGCAGGCGATCCAACAGTTGGATTTTGCCAAACGTCGCGCCGGCAGCAACTTCCCCCTTTCGTCGCGTATCGACGCACGCCAGCGTGAGCTGATCGAACAGGAACGCTTGGTCAAGGGGATGATGGGCTAA
- a CDS encoding sulfurtransferase TusA family protein: MTDAVAFDAELDASGLNCPLPLLKAKLELNRLASGAVLKVIATDAGSQRDFRTFAKLAGHTLLHEEDAAGVYRYWLRKA; encoded by the coding sequence ATGACCGACGCTGTAGCCTTTGATGCCGAACTCGATGCCAGCGGCCTCAATTGCCCGTTGCCCTTGCTCAAGGCCAAGCTGGAGCTCAATCGATTGGCCAGTGGCGCCGTGCTCAAGGTAATCGCCACGGACGCAGGGTCACAGCGTGATTTCCGTACATTTGCCAAGTTGGCCGGGCACACGTTGCTGCACGAAGAAGACGCCGCCGGTGTGTACCGTTACTGGTTGCGCAAGGCCTGA
- a CDS encoding AI-2E family transporter, with product MFKVLRDWIQRYFSDEEAVVLAVLLFLAFTAVLTLGGMLAPVLAGMVLAYLMQGLVTTLERLRLPGGAAVGLVFALFMGLLVVFIVVVLPLLWHQLITLFNELPGMLAKWQSLLLLLPERYPHLVSDEQVLQAIEVARGEIGKFGQWALTFSLSSLPLLVNIMIYLVLVPILVFFFLKDRAMIGRWVSGYLPRERALITRVAEEMNRQIANYIRGKVIEIIICGGVTYIAFIALDLNYAALLALLVGISVVVPYVGAVVVTVPVTLIALFQWGWSDQFIYLMAVYGIIQTLDGNVLVPLLFSEAVNLHPVAIICAVLLFGGLWGFWGVFFAIPLATLFKAVLDAWPRREPVVAPLL from the coding sequence ATGTTCAAAGTGTTACGAGACTGGATCCAGCGCTACTTCTCCGATGAAGAAGCCGTGGTGCTGGCCGTCCTGCTGTTTCTGGCCTTTACGGCGGTGCTCACCTTGGGTGGCATGCTCGCGCCGGTATTGGCGGGAATGGTGCTGGCGTATCTGATGCAAGGCCTGGTCACCACCTTGGAACGCTTGCGCTTGCCGGGCGGGGCGGCGGTAGGGCTAGTGTTTGCCTTGTTCATGGGGCTGCTGGTGGTGTTTATCGTGGTGGTGTTGCCGCTGCTGTGGCATCAACTGATCACGCTGTTCAATGAACTGCCCGGCATGCTCGCCAAGTGGCAGTCGCTGTTGCTGCTACTGCCGGAGCGCTACCCGCACCTGGTGTCAGATGAGCAGGTGCTGCAGGCCATTGAAGTGGCGCGCGGTGAAATCGGAAAGTTCGGGCAATGGGCGCTGACCTTTTCCCTGTCCAGCCTGCCGCTGCTGGTCAACATCATGATCTATCTGGTGTTGGTGCCGATCCTGGTGTTTTTCTTTCTCAAGGACCGCGCAATGATCGGCCGCTGGGTGAGTGGCTACCTGCCGCGCGAAAGGGCGCTGATTACCCGAGTGGCCGAGGAGATGAACCGGCAGATCGCCAACTATATCCGTGGCAAGGTCATTGAGATCATTATCTGCGGCGGCGTGACCTACATCGCGTTTATCGCCCTGGACCTGAACTACGCAGCGCTGCTGGCATTGCTGGTCGGCATTTCAGTGGTGGTGCCGTATGTCGGCGCAGTGGTTGTGACGGTGCCGGTCACCCTGATCGCCCTGTTCCAGTGGGGCTGGAGCGACCAGTTCATCTACCTGATGGCGGTGTACGGGATTATCCAGACGCTGGATGGCAACGTGCTGGTTCCGCTGCTGTTCTCGGAGGCGGTCAACCTGCACCCGGTAGCGATCATTTGCGCGGTGTTGCTGTTTGGCGGGTTGTGGGGGTTCTGGGGAGTGTTCTTTGCGATACCCCTGGCGACGCTGTTCAAGGCGGTGCTGGATGCGTGGCCGCGACGGGAGCCAGTGGTGGCGCCGCTGCTGTAG
- a CDS encoding peroxiredoxin: protein MAVVIDKPVADFDAQATSGQTFSLAALKGKQVVIYFYPKDSTPGCTTEGQGFRDQYAAFKAANTEVFGVSRDSVKSHENFKGKQAFPFELISDKDEAVCQLFDVIKLKKLYGKEYLGVDRSTFLIDSQGVLRQEWRGVKVPGHVDAVLAAAQALNKA, encoded by the coding sequence ATGGCGGTAGTCATCGATAAACCGGTCGCCGATTTCGACGCCCAGGCCACCAGCGGGCAGACCTTCAGCTTGGCCGCGCTCAAGGGCAAGCAAGTGGTGATCTACTTCTACCCGAAGGACAGCACCCCAGGCTGCACCACCGAAGGCCAGGGTTTTCGTGACCAGTACGCGGCGTTCAAGGCGGCCAACACCGAAGTATTCGGCGTGTCGCGCGACAGCGTGAAGTCCCACGAGAACTTCAAGGGCAAGCAGGCGTTTCCCTTTGAGCTGATCAGCGACAAGGACGAAGCGGTCTGTCAGCTGTTTGATGTGATCAAGCTGAAGAAGCTATACGGCAAGGAATACCTGGGCGTGGATCGCAGCACTTTCCTGATCGACAGCCAGGGTGTACTGCGCCAGGAATGGCGCGGCGTGAAAGTGCCAGGGCATGTGGATGCCGTTCTGGCGGCAGCGCAGGCACTGAACAAGGCCTGA
- a CDS encoding glycine cleavage system protein R, with product MSTPTVREQFLVISALGANPMELTNVLCRASHENRCAVVTSRLTRHGECSALVLQISGTWDALARLETGLPGLAKKHNFTVNVVRSAALENRPQALPYVAYVSSAYRSDIVNELCQFFIDHNVELENLTCDTYQAPQTGGTMLNATFTVTLPAGVQISWLRDQFLDFADALNLDALIEPWRPQNPM from the coding sequence ATGTCCACCCCCACAGTTCGCGAACAATTCCTTGTTATCAGTGCCCTCGGCGCCAACCCCATGGAGCTGACCAACGTCCTGTGCCGCGCCAGCCATGAAAACCGCTGCGCCGTCGTGACCTCCCGCCTGACCCGCCACGGCGAGTGCAGCGCGCTGGTGTTGCAGATATCCGGCACCTGGGATGCGCTGGCGCGTCTGGAGACCGGCCTGCCGGGCCTGGCCAAGAAGCACAATTTCACCGTCAACGTGGTGCGCAGCGCCGCCCTGGAAAATCGCCCACAAGCCTTGCCTTACGTGGCCTACGTAAGTTCGGCCTACCGCTCGGACATCGTCAATGAGCTGTGCCAGTTCTTTATCGACCATAACGTCGAGCTGGAAAACCTCACCTGCGATACCTACCAGGCCCCGCAAACAGGCGGAACCATGCTCAACGCCACCTTTACCGTGACCTTGCCGGCCGGGGTGCAGATCAGTTGGTTGCGCGACCAGTTCCTGGATTTCGCCGATGCCCTGAACCTCGACGCACTGATCGAACCATGGCGCCCACAGAACCCAATGTAA
- the dapA gene encoding 4-hydroxy-tetrahydrodipicolinate synthase — MIAGSMVALVTPMDAQGNLDWDSLGKLVDFHLQEGTNAIVAVGTTGESATLDVEEHIQVIEFVVKRVAGRIAVIAGTGANSTREAIELTKNAKKAGADACLLVTPYYNKPTQEGLYQHFKAIAEAVQIPQILYNVPGRTACDMKAETVIRLSTVPNIIGIKEATGDLQRAKDILAGVSSDFLLYSGDDATAVELILLGGKGNISVTANVAPRAMSDMCAAAIAGDAVTARAIHEKLMPLNKTLFIESNPIPVKWALTEMGMMPDGIRLPLTRLSEACHEPLRQALRQSGVLV; from the coding sequence ATGATTGCGGGCAGTATGGTGGCACTGGTCACACCCATGGATGCACAAGGTAATCTCGACTGGGACAGCCTGGGCAAACTGGTGGACTTTCACCTGCAAGAAGGCACCAACGCCATTGTGGCCGTCGGCACCACAGGTGAGTCGGCCACCCTTGATGTGGAAGAACACATCCAGGTGATCGAATTCGTGGTCAAGCGTGTTGCGGGCCGTATCGCCGTCATCGCCGGTACGGGCGCCAACTCGACGCGTGAAGCGATCGAGCTGACCAAGAACGCCAAGAAGGCCGGCGCCGACGCCTGCCTGCTGGTGACCCCGTACTACAACAAGCCGACCCAGGAAGGCTTGTACCAGCACTTCAAAGCCATCGCCGAAGCCGTCCAGATCCCGCAGATCCTCTATAACGTACCGGGTCGTACCGCGTGCGATATGAAGGCCGAGACGGTGATCCGCCTGTCCACCGTGCCGAACATCATCGGTATCAAGGAAGCCACCGGCGACCTGCAGCGCGCCAAGGACATCCTGGCCGGCGTGAGCAGCGATTTCCTGCTGTATTCCGGTGACGACGCCACCGCTGTCGAGCTGATCCTGTTGGGCGGCAAGGGCAACATCTCCGTGACCGCCAACGTGGCCCCGCGTGCCATGAGCGACATGTGCGCCGCCGCCATCGCCGGTGACGCCGTGACCGCCCGGGCGATCCACGAGAAGCTGATGCCGCTCAACAAGACACTCTTTATTGAATCCAACCCTATTCCCGTGAAGTGGGCACTGACTGAAATGGGCATGATGCCGGACGGTATCCGTCTGCCGCTCACCCGTCTCAGCGAAGCCTGTCACGAACCGCTGCGACAGGCCCTGCGCCAGTCCGGCGTCCTGGTTTAA
- the bamC gene encoding outer membrane protein assembly factor BamC: MKRLAGLSALALIISSTSGCGWIWGPEGYFRDRGSDYLEAQPTKPMELPPGVNVAKRLDPLLPIPRNVADDTTKGEYVVPRPQPISAVADASDYSLQKSGDSRWIVAQRPPAEVWPVAVQFFQDNGFRIDEQRPQTGEFTTAWQQGSELSATMAKRLQAGGVAADSEARVRVRIEPGVQRNTSEVYVVSAERPAGSTADVAFTNRSVNTGVDSALVDEMLASMSRISEKGGSVSLLAARDYDTPSRVSLTEDGSGNVVLNLGEDLDRAWASVGRALEQGPWRVEDINRSLGLYYINVAEKAERKDDEPGFFGKLFGSQPTKEEIETRAERYQVRLSKVGESVQVTVEKNINTVAPAETARKVLGVIQDNLG, translated from the coding sequence ATGAAGCGATTGGCCGGACTTTCCGCACTTGCCTTGATTATCTCCAGCACCAGTGGCTGCGGTTGGATCTGGGGCCCGGAAGGCTACTTCCGTGACCGCGGCAGCGATTACCTGGAAGCACAACCCACCAAACCAATGGAATTGCCGCCGGGCGTCAACGTCGCCAAGCGCCTTGATCCGTTGCTGCCGATCCCGCGCAACGTTGCCGACGACACCACCAAGGGTGAGTACGTGGTGCCTCGTCCGCAGCCGATCTCGGCCGTGGCGGATGCCAGCGACTACAGCCTGCAGAAGAGCGGTGACTCGCGCTGGATCGTGGCTCAACGCCCTCCCGCGGAAGTTTGGCCGGTGGCTGTGCAGTTCTTCCAGGACAACGGCTTTCGCATCGACGAGCAGCGCCCGCAGACCGGGGAATTCACCACGGCATGGCAGCAAGGCAGCGAACTGTCCGCCACTATGGCCAAGCGCCTGCAGGCCGGCGGTGTAGCCGCCGACAGCGAAGCGCGCGTGCGTGTGCGCATCGAGCCAGGCGTGCAGCGCAATACCAGTGAAGTCTACGTAGTCAGCGCCGAGCGTCCCGCCGGCAGCACCGCCGATGTCGCCTTCACCAACCGTTCGGTCAACACCGGCGTCGATTCGGCACTGGTCGACGAGATGTTGGCCAGCATGAGCCGTATTTCCGAGAAGGGCGGTTCCGTTTCCCTGCTCGCCGCACGTGATTACGACACCCCGAGCCGCGTCAGCCTCACCGAAGACGGCAGCGGCAACGTGGTGCTGAACCTGGGTGAAGACCTGGACCGTGCCTGGGCCAGCGTGGGTCGTGCCCTGGAGCAAGGCCCGTGGCGTGTTGAAGACATCAACCGCAGCCTGGGCCTTTACTACATCAACGTGGCTGAAAAGGCCGAGCGCAAAGACGACGAGCCTGGTTTCTTCGGCAAGCTGTTCGGCAGCCAGCCGACCAAGGAAGAAATCGAGACCCGCGCCGAGCGTTATCAGGTGCGTTTGAGCAAAGTTGGCGAAAGCGTGCAAGTCACCGTCGAGAAGAACATCAACACCGTTGCGCCGGCTGAAACAGCCCGCAAAGTGCTGGGCGTG